The following proteins come from a genomic window of Pirellula staleyi DSM 6068:
- a CDS encoding VWA domain-containing protein, translating into MLLRRSLVLALLPVFTLALATSLVAEETAKLGTEAARLATFDDGSGDVHFALSVTPQVAPDATQKNDVVILFDTSASQSGLYRDDALEALSAMIRGLGKNDRVKLVAVDVKAVPLTTGFVTVGSAELDAALVKLMARTPLGATDMEAGLRTAAAAFEPGTNARSVVYFGDGMSKANMFTTDSFSKLSSDLAKAHVSVSALAIGQERNATMLAALAKQTGGNLVIDSDEVGAPDQAGSALARTVHGNVVWPTKTTLSADVVEAYPANMNPLRLDRDSIVIGRMKNAPEATFAVEGEMNGKPVSLKWDVKASKSSPDFAFLTKMVTAAKADGGASLPTLGSAGLREAAATAFATADSMVKLGHQALASGNFDGATKVAEAALVADPGNPAAKALIEAAKKAKAATSPVRPVAAEDDLTLTKADDGAAAGTLLDEVLAEGAGDGFIRTVETDRAVRAGRLKAEVENILREARDTMGDNPEGSEQTLKVALQRIEEAADIDASTRKQLRDQLESAIRESKRVGIDFIERKAQAESQRASALERERLNRELVLKEQRIKQIMDRFDALMDERRYDIADIEVIPEITNLAPDTALSASATYGGRFQIHGHRMFELAAKRDRGFVDAMYQVELSTVPFPDEPPIVYPSAEKWEQITISRKKYAQVDLAKPGGSEERIFKALNGDASLDFVETPLSDVISFLQEVHGIPIVLMTKKLEEAGASVDTPITKTLSGISLRSTLRLLLSELELTYVVRDEVLQITTPEDAESQLITKVYPVGDLVLPIGINTNLFGLGGQGGINGGGGGQGGFGGGLGGGGGGFGGGGGGFGGGGGGGIFAVEDDLSLGTKSPAPAAPVNPPAAKVARPTAQAAEVPTAVRRPESAATSASAAKRITVTVPAGRTTAEAWDSFFASQKSSLAATPDDDKRSFTLRGDVRETVRVLMHEKKYEEVSHLLHGAMRHGMTESWMYEALGLSLQAAQASPDEIERALMSAVDFAETEEQMLFVAAYLSKAGLHARALQVFRQVGNVNPSRSEAFVQGLALAQRVNDRDAIKWACVGILSHAWPKELTAVSENAYRVGKATYEQLLREKKVEEAKAFDLAVRQANSRDCVVVVSYGGDADVDISVEEPAGTVCSLTNPRSTSGGVLIGDSTTNANDPLASSEKKEVYVCSEGFSGEYRVMIRGIYGRPTGGKVTVDIYTKYGTDEQKRMRKQIDLGEKNALVVFDVKEGRRNEPLAEAQVQNIAKVQNAVNRAILAQQLSSLDDSQAAREFAESVALAERLGLRAFRRGGVGYRPVIISLPEGANFNSNAVISADRRYVRVSPSPTFSQVTEVSTFNYVTGDSETQDQGNAGGGNGFGGGGVGF; encoded by the coding sequence ATGCTTTTGCGCAGGTCGCTGGTACTGGCGCTATTGCCAGTCTTCACGCTGGCTCTTGCCACGTCGCTCGTTGCAGAGGAAACGGCCAAGTTGGGCACCGAGGCTGCCCGTCTTGCGACGTTTGACGACGGAAGTGGCGATGTCCACTTCGCTCTGAGCGTCACGCCGCAAGTGGCTCCCGATGCCACCCAGAAAAATGACGTCGTAATTCTGTTCGATACTTCGGCTAGTCAAAGCGGTCTTTACCGCGACGACGCGCTCGAAGCCCTGTCGGCGATGATTCGCGGACTCGGAAAGAACGATCGCGTAAAACTCGTAGCTGTCGACGTGAAGGCAGTGCCTCTCACGACCGGCTTTGTGACCGTCGGTTCCGCCGAACTCGATGCCGCACTTGTCAAACTGATGGCACGCACGCCACTCGGTGCCACCGACATGGAAGCGGGACTTCGCACCGCTGCAGCCGCGTTCGAACCAGGCACAAACGCTCGCAGCGTGGTGTACTTTGGCGATGGCATGAGCAAAGCCAATATGTTCACCACCGATTCGTTCAGCAAGCTTTCGAGCGATCTGGCGAAGGCCCACGTCTCGGTGTCAGCTTTGGCTATCGGCCAAGAACGCAACGCCACCATGCTTGCAGCCCTGGCAAAACAAACGGGCGGCAATCTGGTGATCGATAGCGACGAAGTCGGTGCCCCCGACCAGGCCGGTTCGGCTCTGGCTCGCACCGTTCACGGCAACGTGGTTTGGCCAACCAAAACCACGCTTTCCGCTGATGTTGTCGAAGCCTACCCAGCTAACATGAATCCACTGCGTCTCGATCGCGATTCGATCGTGATCGGCCGTATGAAGAACGCTCCCGAAGCCACCTTCGCCGTCGAAGGGGAAATGAATGGCAAGCCTGTTTCGCTCAAGTGGGATGTGAAGGCAAGCAAATCATCGCCCGACTTCGCATTCCTCACCAAAATGGTGACCGCTGCCAAAGCTGACGGAGGAGCCTCGCTCCCAACGCTCGGTTCGGCTGGACTTCGTGAAGCTGCTGCCACCGCATTCGCAACAGCCGACTCGATGGTCAAACTCGGCCATCAAGCTCTCGCCAGCGGCAACTTCGATGGGGCTACCAAGGTTGCTGAAGCTGCCCTGGTCGCTGATCCAGGAAATCCTGCTGCTAAGGCTTTGATCGAAGCTGCGAAGAAAGCCAAAGCCGCTACTTCCCCTGTTCGTCCAGTCGCCGCTGAAGACGACCTCACTCTGACCAAAGCCGACGATGGTGCCGCTGCCGGTACCTTGCTCGACGAAGTCCTTGCTGAAGGCGCTGGCGATGGTTTTATTCGCACCGTCGAAACCGATCGTGCTGTGCGTGCTGGCCGGCTCAAAGCCGAAGTTGAAAACATCTTGCGTGAAGCTCGCGACACCATGGGGGACAACCCTGAAGGTTCCGAGCAAACGCTTAAAGTGGCTCTGCAACGTATTGAAGAAGCAGCAGACATCGACGCTTCGACCCGCAAGCAACTCCGCGATCAACTCGAATCGGCCATCCGCGAATCGAAGCGAGTCGGCATCGATTTCATCGAACGCAAAGCACAAGCTGAATCGCAACGTGCCTCGGCTCTCGAACGCGAACGTCTGAATCGCGAACTCGTGCTGAAAGAACAGCGGATCAAGCAGATCATGGATCGCTTCGATGCCCTGATGGACGAGCGTCGCTACGACATTGCCGACATCGAAGTCATTCCAGAAATCACCAACTTGGCTCCCGATACTGCTCTCTCGGCATCGGCCACCTACGGTGGTCGCTTCCAGATTCACGGTCATCGGATGTTCGAACTCGCTGCCAAGCGTGATCGTGGCTTCGTCGATGCCATGTATCAAGTCGAGCTCTCGACGGTTCCATTCCCCGATGAACCACCAATCGTCTATCCTTCGGCCGAGAAGTGGGAACAAATCACGATCAGCCGTAAGAAATACGCTCAGGTCGACCTTGCCAAGCCAGGTGGATCGGAAGAACGAATTTTCAAGGCTCTCAACGGCGATGCCTCGCTCGACTTCGTCGAAACGCCTCTCAGCGACGTGATCTCCTTCCTCCAAGAAGTGCACGGCATTCCGATCGTGCTGATGACCAAGAAGCTCGAAGAAGCTGGTGCCAGTGTCGATACCCCGATCACGAAAACCCTCAGTGGTATTTCGCTTCGCTCGACCCTCCGTCTGCTCCTTTCGGAACTCGAACTCACCTACGTCGTTCGCGACGAAGTGCTTCAGATCACGACCCCCGAAGATGCTGAAAGCCAGCTGATCACCAAGGTGTATCCAGTGGGCGATCTTGTGCTCCCCATCGGCATCAACACCAACCTGTTCGGTCTCGGTGGCCAAGGTGGTATTAACGGTGGTGGTGGTGGCCAAGGTGGCTTCGGTGGTGGTCTTGGTGGTGGTGGTGGCGGATTCGGTGGCGGTGGTGGTGGCTTCGGTGGCGGTGGTGGTGGTGGTATCTTCGCTGTCGAAGACGACCTTTCGCTCGGCACCAAGAGCCCTGCACCTGCCGCTCCTGTTAACCCACCCGCCGCGAAAGTGGCTCGTCCAACTGCACAAGCTGCCGAAGTTCCCACGGCGGTCCGTCGCCCAGAATCGGCTGCCACCAGTGCTTCCGCTGCCAAGCGGATCACTGTGACAGTTCCTGCTGGTCGCACCACTGCTGAAGCTTGGGACAGCTTTTTTGCCTCGCAGAAGAGCTCGCTCGCTGCCACGCCCGACGACGACAAACGCTCGTTCACGCTTCGTGGCGATGTACGCGAAACCGTTCGCGTGCTCATGCACGAAAAGAAGTACGAAGAAGTTTCGCACCTCCTGCATGGGGCCATGCGTCATGGCATGACCGAATCGTGGATGTACGAAGCTCTCGGGCTCTCGCTCCAAGCTGCTCAAGCATCCCCGGATGAAATCGAGCGTGCTCTGATGTCGGCTGTCGACTTTGCGGAAACCGAAGAACAAATGCTCTTCGTCGCCGCATACTTGTCGAAGGCTGGCCTGCACGCCCGTGCTCTTCAGGTCTTCCGTCAGGTTGGAAACGTGAACCCCAGTCGCTCGGAAGCTTTTGTTCAAGGCCTCGCACTCGCTCAGCGGGTGAACGACCGCGACGCGATTAAATGGGCCTGCGTGGGAATTCTGAGCCATGCTTGGCCCAAGGAACTCACAGCGGTTAGCGAAAACGCTTATCGCGTGGGTAAAGCCACCTACGAACAGCTGCTTCGTGAAAAGAAGGTTGAAGAAGCGAAAGCTTTCGACCTTGCCGTTCGTCAAGCCAACTCACGCGACTGCGTGGTTGTCGTCTCCTACGGTGGCGATGCTGATGTCGACATCAGCGTCGAAGAGCCAGCCGGAACGGTTTGCTCGCTCACCAACCCACGTTCCACCAGCGGTGGCGTCCTCATTGGCGACAGCACTACCAATGCCAACGATCCCCTCGCTTCGAGTGAGAAGAAAGAAGTTTACGTTTGCAGTGAAGGCTTCAGTGGCGAGTATCGCGTGATGATTCGCGGCATCTACGGTCGCCCAACGGGTGGCAAAGTCACCGTCGATATCTACACCAAGTATGGTACTGACGAACAGAAGCGGATGCGCAAGCAAATCGATCTCGGCGAGAAGAACGCTCTCGTGGTGTTCGATGTGAAAGAAGGCCGCCGCAACGAACCACTCGCAGAAGCACAAGTGCAGAACATCGCCAAGGTGCAGAATGCTGTGAACCGAGCTATTCTCGCTCAGCAGCTATCAAGCCTCGACGATTCGCAAGCAGCTCGCGAATTCGCTGAATCGGTCGCCTTGGCCGAACGACTTGGCCTGCGTGCCTTCCGTCGTGGTGGCGTTGGCTACCGTCCTGTGATCATCTCGCTCCCTGAAGGTGCTAACTTCAACAGCAACGCGGTGATCTCGGCCGACCGTCGCTACGTCCGCGTTTCGCCTTCGCCAACCTTCTCGCAAGTCACCGAAGTCTCGACCTTCAACTACGTCACGGGTGACTCCGAAACGCAAGACCAGGGCAACGCTGGTGGCGGCAACGGATTCGGTGGCGGTGGCGTCGGCTTCTAA
- a CDS encoding transglutaminase family protein translates to MAIRVALHHKTEYAYDRLITALPHVVRLRPAPHCRTPILSYSLKVQPEPHFLNWQQDPYNNFLARLVFPEATKIVSFEVDLIAEMTVINPFDFFIESSAEKFPFTYDTILSRELTPYFEKEELGPCLAKLVSDQRGEEERTVDFLVRINQAVKDAVGYVIRLEPGIQTCEETLTKKTGSCRDSAWLLVQLLRHLGLAARFVSGYLIQLTADVKSLDGPSGTEVDFTDLHAWTEVYIPGAGWIGLDPTSGLLAGEGHIPLACAADPISAAPITGSFEFTVDPEKPDDKVREDFRFEMSVTRVHEDPRVTKPYTPRQWQAIESLGHRVDEELSTSDVRLTMGGEPTFVSIDNRDAPEWNTAALGPHKRERAGVLFRRLRDRMAPGGLLHFGQGKWYPGESLPRWALGCYWRKDGVAIWEDPSLVAEDDVKYPWTSDDAKAFAHSLARRLGVDPQLANPGFEDVWYYLWRERRLPVNVDPLDSKLDDKEERKRLSKVFTQGLDRVIGYALPLRRVYTPMGPKWISGHWFLRREHMFLVPGDSPMGFRLPLDSIPWQVPGDREEDFEVDPMTRLPALPPRNSQYKHPAFHPDGIPGPWNVSPWGATPFAPPSYLTRNGQNQVGSGLGPAAPLLQTPLSRSLSPMIDPSNNAPLVRDLARDWQQNRSLLSPPGLNESRPGIVRTALCVEVRDGKMFVFMPPQTILEDYLDLVAAVEATAAELDIPVMLEGYSPPGDPRIEHFKVTPDPGVIEVNVQPAHSWDEMVNLTNVVYEEAHFSRLCTEKFMLDGKHTGTGGGNHIVVGGNTPADSPLLRRPHLLRSLLAYWHNHPSLSYLFSGMFLGPTSQAPRVDEARNDSLYELELAFQQIPDDGYTPPWLVDRVFRHLLTDVTGNTHRAEFCIDKLYSPDSADGRRGLLEFRAFEMPPHAQMSLTQQLLMRALIARFWDRPYKAKLARWGTELHDRFLLPHFVQQDFQDVLFEMRELGYPMQEAWFAPHFEFRFPVLGTIQQRGVQLELRQAIECWHVLGEEATGGGTARYVDSSLERIQIKVDGMTDTRHVVTCNGRRVPLHPTGVNGQFVAGVRYRAWQPPSCLHPTIGVNAPLVIDVIDSWMNRSLGGCSYHVAHPGGRSHETFPVNSFEAEGRRHARFFAMNHTPGSIYIPAEEIHPECPLTLDLRQAVIPPAPVPSEASSGQVRAGSNGRVGKPHTVNTATAEHTAW, encoded by the coding sequence ATGGCCATTCGTGTCGCCCTGCATCACAAGACGGAATATGCCTACGATCGTCTTATTACGGCCCTGCCGCACGTGGTTCGGCTGCGCCCCGCACCTCATTGCCGCACGCCGATTCTCAGCTATTCGCTGAAAGTGCAGCCGGAACCTCACTTCCTCAATTGGCAACAAGACCCGTACAACAACTTCCTCGCTCGCTTGGTGTTTCCCGAAGCCACCAAGATCGTTTCGTTCGAAGTCGATCTGATCGCCGAGATGACGGTGATCAATCCGTTCGACTTCTTCATTGAAAGCTCGGCCGAGAAGTTCCCGTTCACTTACGACACCATCCTCTCGCGCGAACTGACGCCGTACTTCGAAAAAGAAGAGCTCGGTCCTTGTCTGGCGAAACTTGTCAGCGATCAGCGGGGCGAGGAGGAGCGAACCGTCGACTTTCTGGTGCGCATCAATCAAGCGGTGAAAGATGCCGTGGGTTATGTGATTCGCCTCGAGCCCGGCATTCAGACCTGCGAAGAAACCCTCACTAAGAAAACAGGTTCTTGTCGCGATAGCGCTTGGCTCTTGGTGCAGTTGCTACGTCACCTCGGCTTGGCCGCGCGATTTGTTTCCGGCTATTTGATTCAGCTGACAGCCGACGTGAAATCGCTCGATGGACCGAGTGGAACGGAAGTCGATTTCACCGATCTACACGCCTGGACCGAAGTCTATATCCCCGGCGCAGGCTGGATCGGACTCGACCCCACCTCTGGTCTTCTCGCTGGCGAAGGGCATATCCCACTCGCTTGTGCAGCTGATCCGATTTCGGCAGCGCCGATCACCGGTTCGTTCGAGTTCACCGTCGATCCTGAAAAGCCCGACGACAAAGTTCGCGAAGATTTCCGCTTCGAAATGTCGGTCACGCGTGTTCACGAAGACCCGCGCGTCACGAAGCCATACACACCGCGTCAGTGGCAAGCGATCGAGTCCCTCGGCCATCGGGTCGACGAAGAGCTCTCGACCTCCGACGTTCGTTTAACGATGGGTGGCGAGCCGACCTTTGTTTCCATCGATAATCGCGACGCACCTGAATGGAACACCGCTGCTTTGGGGCCACACAAGCGCGAGCGTGCCGGCGTGCTGTTTCGCCGATTACGCGATCGCATGGCTCCTGGCGGACTCTTGCACTTTGGACAAGGGAAGTGGTATCCCGGTGAATCTTTGCCACGCTGGGCGCTCGGCTGTTATTGGCGAAAAGATGGCGTCGCGATCTGGGAAGATCCATCGCTGGTTGCTGAAGACGACGTGAAATATCCGTGGACTTCCGACGATGCCAAGGCATTTGCGCATTCCCTCGCGCGACGGCTTGGTGTCGATCCACAACTGGCCAATCCAGGCTTTGAAGATGTTTGGTACTACCTCTGGCGCGAACGTCGTTTGCCAGTGAACGTCGATCCTCTCGACAGCAAGCTCGACGACAAAGAAGAACGAAAGCGCCTGAGCAAAGTCTTCACGCAAGGTCTCGACCGCGTGATCGGCTACGCATTGCCGCTGCGACGTGTTTACACGCCGATGGGGCCGAAGTGGATCAGCGGGCACTGGTTCTTGCGCCGCGAGCATATGTTCTTGGTTCCCGGCGATTCGCCGATGGGATTCCGACTGCCGCTCGATAGCATTCCTTGGCAAGTTCCCGGCGATCGTGAGGAAGACTTTGAAGTCGATCCGATGACCCGCTTGCCAGCGCTGCCACCTCGCAATTCGCAGTACAAGCATCCCGCCTTCCATCCCGATGGAATTCCGGGACCTTGGAATGTCAGCCCATGGGGAGCCACTCCCTTTGCGCCGCCATCGTATTTGACTCGCAATGGACAGAACCAAGTCGGCTCGGGATTAGGTCCCGCCGCGCCACTGCTGCAGACGCCGCTCAGCCGCAGCTTGTCGCCGATGATCGACCCATCGAACAACGCACCTCTAGTGCGCGATTTGGCACGCGATTGGCAGCAGAATCGTTCGCTGCTTTCACCTCCGGGGCTCAACGAGAGTCGTCCAGGCATTGTGCGAACAGCACTCTGCGTGGAAGTGCGCGACGGAAAAATGTTTGTCTTCATGCCACCGCAAACGATCCTCGAGGACTACCTCGATCTCGTGGCGGCTGTCGAAGCTACGGCTGCCGAACTCGATATTCCGGTGATGCTCGAAGGCTATTCACCTCCGGGCGATCCACGCATCGAGCACTTCAAGGTCACACCCGATCCAGGCGTGATTGAAGTGAACGTGCAGCCCGCTCACAGCTGGGACGAAATGGTGAATCTCACCAACGTTGTGTACGAAGAAGCTCATTTCTCGCGTCTATGTACCGAGAAGTTCATGCTCGATGGCAAGCATACCGGCACCGGTGGTGGCAATCATATTGTCGTGGGTGGTAATACACCGGCCGACAGCCCGCTGCTCCGTCGTCCGCATCTGCTTCGTAGTTTGCTGGCGTATTGGCACAACCATCCGTCGCTGTCGTACTTGTTCTCCGGCATGTTCCTAGGCCCTACGAGCCAAGCGCCGCGCGTCGACGAAGCACGTAACGATAGTTTGTATGAGCTCGAACTCGCGTTTCAGCAGATTCCCGACGATGGCTACACGCCACCATGGCTGGTCGATCGTGTGTTCCGTCATTTGCTTACCGACGTGACTGGCAACACCCATCGGGCTGAATTCTGCATTGATAAGCTCTACAGCCCCGATTCGGCTGATGGGCGTCGAGGTTTGCTCGAGTTCCGCGCGTTCGAAATGCCTCCTCACGCGCAAATGAGCCTCACGCAGCAATTGCTGATGCGGGCTCTCATCGCACGCTTCTGGGATCGGCCTTACAAAGCAAAGCTCGCTCGCTGGGGAACGGAGCTTCACGACCGTTTTCTGCTGCCACACTTTGTACAGCAAGATTTCCAAGATGTGCTGTTCGAGATGCGCGAACTGGGCTACCCGATGCAAGAAGCCTGGTTTGCTCCGCACTTCGAATTCCGCTTTCCCGTTTTGGGGACGATTCAGCAGCGCGGCGTGCAACTCGAGCTACGTCAGGCCATCGAGTGCTGGCATGTGCTCGGCGAAGAAGCGACAGGTGGCGGAACTGCCCGCTATGTCGATTCGTCGCTCGAACGTATTCAGATCAAAGTCGATGGCATGACCGACACGCGGCATGTCGTCACCTGCAATGGCCGCCGTGTTCCGTTGCACCCGACCGGTGTAAATGGGCAATTCGTGGCCGGTGTTCGCTACCGTGCCTGGCAGCCACCCAGCTGTCTGCACCCCACAATCGGCGTGAACGCACCCCTGGTGATCGATGTGATCGACAGCTGGATGAACCGTTCGCTCGGCGGTTGCAGCTACCACGTGGCTCACCCAGGTGGTCGCAGTCACGAAACGTTCCCGGTCAACTCGTTCGAAGCAGAAGGTCGCCGGCACGCACGGTTCTTCGCGATGAACCACACGCCAGGATCGATCTACATTCCTGCGGAAGAAATTCACCCCGAATGTCCTCTGACGCTCGATTTGCGACAAGCGGTGATTCCACCTGCTCCGGTTCCGTCAGAAGCTTCGAGCGGCCAAGTGCGGGCCGGAAGCAACGGTCGCGTCGGAAAGCCTCACACCGTCAACACCGCGACGGCTGAGCATACGGCTTGGTAA
- the fae gene encoding formaldehyde-activating enzyme, giving the protein MSMYIGEGLVGEGNEIAHIDLLIGSKDGPVGTAFANALANQHAGHTNLLAVLTPNLAIKPATVMITKVTIKGMKQAVQMFGPAQAAVAKAVADSVEAGIIPKDKAEDLVIVCGVFIHPAAADDKKIYQYNYESTKLAIANAMAGKPTVDEMLAGKEAAAHPFRGF; this is encoded by the coding sequence ATGTCGATGTACATCGGCGAAGGTCTGGTCGGCGAAGGTAACGAAATCGCGCACATCGATCTGCTCATCGGCAGCAAGGATGGCCCTGTCGGCACTGCCTTCGCAAACGCTTTGGCCAATCAGCACGCAGGTCACACCAACCTTCTCGCAGTGCTCACGCCTAACCTCGCCATCAAGCCAGCCACCGTGATGATCACCAAAGTGACCATCAAGGGAATGAAGCAAGCTGTGCAAATGTTCGGCCCAGCTCAAGCTGCAGTGGCCAAGGCCGTGGCCGACTCGGTCGAAGCTGGCATCATTCCTAAGGACAAGGCTGAAGATCTGGTCATCGTTTGCGGCGTGTTCATTCACCCAGCCGCTGCCGACGACAAGAAGATCTACCAGTACAACTACGAATCGACCAAGCTCGCCATCGCCAACGCCATGGCCGGCAAGCCAACCGTCGACGAGATGCTCGCTGGCAAAGAAGCAGCAGCTCACCCATTCCGTGGCTTCTAA
- a CDS encoding bifunctional NADP-dependent methylenetetrahydromethanopterin dehydrogenase/methylenetetrahydrofolate dehydrogenase: MSKPKILLQLDPDTQASVFDAVVAVDSGVDHLLQYRGVTPGQVRDLVHGCIFTRGGADLAATAIFVGGSQIAAGEALLGEVLASFFGPMRVSVMLDASGANTTAAAAVLAASKHLDLSQISATVLGGTGPVGQRVARLLVGSGASVKLASRAIERAEIACSEIRQRNPGGSITAVKTSNDDETLAAIAGSQLVVAAGAAGIVLLKKSQIEAATDLKVVVDLNAVPPLGIEGVKSSDKAAQLGHVLAYGALGVGGTKMKIHRACVASLFESNSQVLDAEAIFEVGKKL; this comes from the coding sequence ATGAGTAAGCCGAAAATTCTTTTGCAACTCGACCCCGATACACAAGCCAGCGTGTTCGACGCAGTGGTGGCAGTCGACAGCGGAGTCGATCATCTGCTGCAGTATCGGGGGGTTACTCCCGGGCAAGTCCGTGATTTGGTGCACGGCTGTATCTTTACCCGTGGCGGAGCCGATCTGGCTGCGACCGCGATTTTTGTCGGAGGCTCGCAAATAGCCGCTGGCGAGGCGCTCCTCGGCGAAGTTTTAGCCAGTTTTTTTGGCCCCATGCGTGTGAGTGTGATGCTCGATGCAAGCGGTGCAAACACCACCGCAGCCGCCGCTGTTTTGGCCGCTTCCAAGCACCTCGACCTGTCGCAAATCAGTGCCACGGTGCTCGGCGGAACGGGGCCTGTAGGTCAGCGCGTAGCGCGATTGCTAGTCGGCAGTGGTGCTTCCGTCAAACTAGCTTCGCGAGCCATCGAACGGGCCGAAATTGCTTGTAGTGAGATTCGTCAGCGAAATCCCGGCGGCTCTATCACGGCAGTGAAAACGTCAAATGATGATGAAACGCTCGCTGCCATCGCTGGCTCGCAATTGGTTGTTGCAGCGGGGGCTGCTGGTATCGTCCTACTCAAAAAATCGCAGATCGAAGCTGCCACCGATTTGAAGGTGGTGGTCGATCTCAACGCTGTGCCACCGCTGGGAATCGAAGGGGTAAAGTCCTCTGACAAAGCAGCTCAGCTCGGACATGTCTTGGCGTATGGTGCCCTGGGAGTTGGTGGCACCAAAATGAAGATCCATCGCGCTTGTGTGGCGTCGCTGTTCGAGAGCAACTCCCAAGTGCTCGACGCCGAAGCGATCTTCGAAGTTGGCAAAAAGCTCTAG
- a CDS encoding molybdopterin-dependent oxidoreductase: MTDPRLPCGQQWAAPGKWPLVGERWPDPALSPTELTIEGCCAFPQTITLEQIASLPPTTLTLDIHCVTRWSQKSLTFRGVLLRDLLSESQPKPSARFVAYIARSTRLHSTSMPLADALELGTLLATHVDGEPISTEHGGPLRVITPGRYFYKSLKWLMKIELLEEDRLGYWEAAAGYHNHADPWLEERYVSSSLSRADALALVTSRDLSGKELLSLDLRGHELSHLQAVAAILRNSNFNRCQLLAADFSRANLSNATFCEADLRGAQFREADLEGASFLGANLSGADLRGASLLGCTFVSGMAQPTCQIDRTTQFSATALNMLSTLEAEFIAAHALVS; the protein is encoded by the coding sequence ATGACCGATCCTCGGCTTCCATGTGGCCAGCAGTGGGCTGCTCCCGGCAAATGGCCTCTGGTGGGCGAGCGATGGCCCGATCCTGCCCTGTCACCCACAGAGCTAACAATCGAGGGGTGCTGCGCATTTCCCCAAACGATAACTCTCGAGCAGATTGCTTCGCTTCCACCAACCACGCTCACGCTCGACATTCACTGCGTCACACGTTGGTCGCAAAAGTCCCTCACGTTTCGTGGCGTGTTGCTCCGCGATTTGCTCAGCGAATCGCAGCCGAAGCCCAGTGCTCGATTTGTTGCGTACATCGCGCGCTCGACTCGACTGCATAGCACCAGTATGCCACTTGCCGATGCGCTGGAACTTGGCACCCTCCTAGCAACGCACGTCGATGGCGAGCCGATATCGACCGAGCATGGAGGGCCGCTGCGCGTCATCACGCCTGGGCGTTACTTTTACAAAAGCCTGAAGTGGCTCATGAAGATCGAGCTGCTGGAAGAAGACCGACTCGGCTACTGGGAAGCGGCAGCCGGATATCACAATCACGCCGATCCATGGCTTGAAGAGCGTTACGTCTCTTCGAGCCTCTCGCGCGCCGATGCGCTCGCACTAGTTACTTCGCGAGACCTCTCCGGTAAAGAACTCCTCTCGCTCGATCTGCGTGGTCACGAGCTTTCCCATCTCCAGGCCGTGGCAGCGATCTTGCGTAACAGCAACTTCAATCGGTGCCAACTGCTGGCAGCCGACTTCAGCCGCGCGAATCTATCCAACGCAACATTTTGCGAGGCCGATTTGCGAGGGGCTCAGTTTCGCGAGGCTGATCTCGAAGGGGCCAGCTTTTTAGGAGCGAACCTCAGCGGTGCCGACTTGCGAGGTGCTTCGCTGCTTGGCTGCACGTTCGTGAGTGGAATGGCTCAGCCGACCTGCCAAATCGACCGAACTACCCAGTTCTCAGCTACTGCACTCAACATGCTCTCGACCCTTGAGGCGGAGTTCATCGCCGCTCACGCTCTCGTCAGTTAA